One window from the genome of Alosa alosa isolate M-15738 ecotype Scorff River chromosome 15, AALO_Geno_1.1, whole genome shotgun sequence encodes:
- the LOC125308711 gene encoding LOW QUALITY PROTEIN: olfactory receptor 52N2-like (The sequence of the model RefSeq protein was modified relative to this genomic sequence to represent the inferred CDS: inserted 2 bases in 1 codon), producing the protein MKNMSYISDLILEELGHSESFTDVVFYTLLFVYITLLITNFGVLVLIIRENSLHQPMYLLFCNLSVNDVLGNTIILPHLLFDMIDMVXISYNACVSQVFFSHTYGSASHTILIIMAIDRYVAICNPLRYNAIMTVKSVALLSVSAWGVSVVLVGVLVSLTLRLSHCRSVIPNFYCDNASLFKLSCEDVSINNIYGLFYTVVLFSSSKGTVAVTYIRIAVVCVTKKNAELNNKAIQTCASHLVLYLIMLLTGYIVIIMHRFPEHRFLRKLIAIGFHVVPAHLNPIIYGLKTKHLSQKIVKICRSSRRISSFHL; encoded by the exons ATGAAGAACATGTCTTATATCAGTGACCTTATACTGGAAGAACTAGGACACTCTGAATCATTCACAGATGTTGTATTTTACACTCTGCTCTTTGTTTATATTACACTGCTAATAACCAATTTTGGTGTTCTTGTTCTCATCATTAGAGAGAATAGCTTACACCAACCGATGTACTTGCTATTTTGCAATTTGTCAGTGAATGATGTCCTTGGTAATACAATCATATTACCTCATTTGTTATTTGACATGATTGACATGGT AATCTCTTATAATGCATGTGTTTCACAGGTATTTTTCAGCCATACTTATGGCTCAGCATCACACACCATTCTAATCATAATGGCTATTGATAGGTATGTGGCTATATGCAATCCATTGCGATACAATGCAATAATGACAGTTAAGTCAGTTGCACTcttgtctgtgtctgcctgGGGTGTTTCAGTTGTATTAGTCGGTGTGTTAGTGAGCCTCACTCTCAGGTTGTCCCATTGTAGGTCAGTTATTCCGAATTTTTATTGTGACAATGCCTCCTTGTTCAAGTTATCTTGTGAAGATGTGTCTATTAATAATATCTATGGACTGTTCTACACTGTGGTGCTATTTTCCTCCTCAAAGGGTACTGTCGCTGTCACTTACATTAGAATTGCTGTTGTATGCGTGACTAAGAAAAATGCAGAACTTAACAACAAAGCCATCCAAACATGTGCAAGTCATTTAGTCTTGTATCTGATAATGTTACTGACAGGATACATTGTGATCATCATGCATCGGTTTCCAGAACACAGATTTTTAAGAAAACTCATTGCTATTGGTTTCCATGTTGTACCTGCCCATTTAAATCCAATTATTTATGGCCTAAAGACTAAACATTTAAGTCAGAAAATTGTGAAAATAT GCCGGAGTTCGCGTCgtatctcttcttttcacctctga